A window of the Lepus europaeus isolate LE1 chromosome 5, mLepTim1.pri, whole genome shotgun sequence genome harbors these coding sequences:
- the ACKR1 gene encoding atypical chemokine receptor 1, producing the protein MGNCLHPVEPSLSVDPNSNQWVLGNFQWNYSYDENESYKSFDYNADLEAAAPCHSCNLLDDSSLPFFILASVLGILASGTVLFALLRPLFHWQLCPGRPILAQLAVGSALFSIVVPILAPGLSSAHSIILCGLGYWVWYGSAFAQALLIGCRACLGPKLGAGQSPGLTLGLTVGIWVAAALLGLPITLASDTSRGLCTLASSRGLGALQSTHAVACFVVFILWPLGLMGAKGLRKALGWGPGPWVDILWVWFIFWWPHGIFLGLDTLVRFRIILLPTCLVQKVLDLLLHLAEALAILHCVATPLLLALFCHQATRSSLPSLPLAERRSSHLDTFGSKS; encoded by the exons ATGGGGAACTGTCTGCACCCG GTGGAGCCCTCCCTCTCAGTTGACCCAAATTCGAACCAGTGGGTCCTTGGAAACTTCCAATGGAATTATTCCTACGATGAGAATGAGTCCTACAAATCCTTTGACTACAACGCGGACCTGGAGGCAGCTGCCCCCTGCCACTCCTGTAACCTGCTCGACGACTCCTCCCTGCCCTTCTTCATCCTCGCCAGCGTCCTGGGCATCCTGGCGAGTGGAACTGTCCTCTTCGCCCTTCTCCGACCTCTGTTCCACTGGCAACTCTGCCCTGGCAGGCCTATCCTGGCACAGCTGGCTGTGGGCAGTGCCCTCTTCAGCATTGTGGTGCCCATCCTGGCACCAGGGCTAAGCAGTGCCCACAGCATCATCCTGTGTGGCTTGGGCTACTGGGTCTGGTATGGCTCAGCCTTTGCCCAGGCTCTGCTGATTGGGTGCCGTGCCTGTCTGGGCCCCAAGCTTGGAGCAGGCCAGtctcctggcctcaccctgggACTCACTGTGGGAATCTGGGTGGCAGCTGCCCTGTTGGGATTACCAATCACCCTGGCCAGTGATACTTCCCGTGGCCTCTGCACCCTGGCATccagcaggggcctgggagctTTGCAGTCCACACATGCTGTGGCCTGCTTTGTTGTCTTTATCTTGTGGCCATTGGGCTTGATGGGAGCCAAGGGCCTGAGGAAAGCCCTGGGTTGGGGGCCAGGCCCCTGGGTTGACATTCTGTGGGTCTGGTTCATTTTTTGGTGGCCTCATGGGATATTCCTAGGATTGGACACCCTAGTGAGGTTCAGGATCATCTTGTTGCCAACATGCCTGGTCCAGAAGGTTTTGGACCTGCTGCTGCACCTCGCAGAAGCCCTGGCAATATTGCACTGCGTGGCTACGCCCCTGCTCTTGGCCTTGTTCTGCCACCAGGCCACCCGctcttccctgccctccctgcccctcgcGGAGAGACGGTCTTCTCATCTGGACACCTTTGGGAGCAAATCCTAG
- the CADM3 gene encoding cell adhesion molecule 3 isoform X1 has product MGAPSALPLLLLFACCWAPGGANLSQDGYWQEQDLELGTLAPLDEAISSTVWSSPDMLASQDSQPWTSDETVVAGGTVVLKCQVKDHEDSSLQWSNPAQQTLYFGEKRALRDNRIQLVSSTPHELSISISNVALADEGEYTCSIFTMPVRTAKSLVTVLGIPQKPIITGYKSSLREKETATLHCQSSGSKPAAQLTWRKGDQELRGEPTRIQEDPNGKTFTVSSSVTFQVTREDDGANIVCSVNHESLKGADRSTSQRIEVLYTPTVMIRPDPPHPREGQKLLLHCEGRGNPVPQQYLWEKEGSVPPLKMTQESALIFPFLNKSDSGTYGCTATSNMGSYKAYFTLNVNDPSPVPSSSSTYHAIIGGIVAFIVFLLLILLIFLGHYLIRHKGTYLTHEAKGSDDAPDADTAIINAEGGQSGGEDKKEYFI; this is encoded by the exons GCTACTGGCAGGAGCAGGatttggagctgggaactctggcTCCACTGGACGAGGCCATCAGCTCCACAGTCTGGAGCAGCCCTGACATGCTGGCCAGTCAAG ACAGCCAGCCCTGGACTTCAGATGAAACAGTGGTGGCTGGCGGCACCGTGGTGCTCAAGTGCCAAGTGAAGGACCATGAGGACTCATCCCTGCAGTGGTCCAACCCTGCCCAGCAGACTCTCTACTTTGGGGAGAAGAGAG CCCTTCGAGATAATCGGATTCAGCTGGTGAGCTCCACGCCCCATGAGCTCAGCATCAGCATCAGCAACGTGGCCCTGGCCGACGAGGGCGAGTACACCTGCTCCATCTTCACTATGCCTGTGCGAACCGCCAAGTCCCTCGTCACTGTGCTCG GCATCCCACAGAAGCCCATAATCACTGGTTACAAGTCATCACTACGGGAAAAGGAGACAGCCACCCTGCACTGTCAGTCTTCTGGAAGCAAACCTGCGGCCCAGCTCACCTGGAGGAAGGGTGATCAAGAGCTTCGTG gaGAACCAACTCGAATACAGGAAGATCCCAATGGGAAAACCTTCACCGTGAGCAGCTCAGTGACGTTCCAGGTTACCCGGGAGGATGATGGAGCAAACATCGTGTGCTCTGTGAACCATGAATCTCTGAAGGGAGCTGACAGATCCACCTCTCAACGCATTGAAGTCTTAT ACACACCGACTGTGATGATTAGACCAGACCCTCCACATCCCCGTGAAGGCCAGAAACTTTTGCTACACTGTGAGGGACGTGGCAATCCGGT CCCCCAGCAGTACCTATGGGAGAAGGAGGGCAGTGTGCCACCCCTGAAGATGACCCAGGAGAGCGCACTCATCTTCCCCTTCCTCAATAAAAGCGACAGTGGCACCTACGGCTGCACAGCCACCAGCAATATGGGCAGCTACAAGGCCTACTTCACTCTCAATGTTAATG ACCCCAGCCCAGTGCCCTCATCCTCCAGCACCTACCATGCCATCATCGGAGGGATTGTGGCATTCATCGTCTTCCTGCTGCTCATCCTGCTCATTTTCCTGGGCCACTACTTGATCCGGCATAAAG GAACCTACCTGACGCATGAGGCCAAGGGCTCCGATGACGCCCCAGACGCAGACACGGCCATCATCAACGCAGAAGGCGGGCAGTCAGGAGGGGAAGACAAGAAGGAGTATTTCATCTAG
- the CADM3 gene encoding cell adhesion molecule 3 isoform X2, whose translation MGAPSALPLLLLFACCWAPGGANLSQDDSQPWTSDETVVAGGTVVLKCQVKDHEDSSLQWSNPAQQTLYFGEKRALRDNRIQLVSSTPHELSISISNVALADEGEYTCSIFTMPVRTAKSLVTVLGIPQKPIITGYKSSLREKETATLHCQSSGSKPAAQLTWRKGDQELRGEPTRIQEDPNGKTFTVSSSVTFQVTREDDGANIVCSVNHESLKGADRSTSQRIEVLYTPTVMIRPDPPHPREGQKLLLHCEGRGNPVPQQYLWEKEGSVPPLKMTQESALIFPFLNKSDSGTYGCTATSNMGSYKAYFTLNVNDPSPVPSSSSTYHAIIGGIVAFIVFLLLILLIFLGHYLIRHKGTYLTHEAKGSDDAPDADTAIINAEGGQSGGEDKKEYFI comes from the exons ACAGCCAGCCCTGGACTTCAGATGAAACAGTGGTGGCTGGCGGCACCGTGGTGCTCAAGTGCCAAGTGAAGGACCATGAGGACTCATCCCTGCAGTGGTCCAACCCTGCCCAGCAGACTCTCTACTTTGGGGAGAAGAGAG CCCTTCGAGATAATCGGATTCAGCTGGTGAGCTCCACGCCCCATGAGCTCAGCATCAGCATCAGCAACGTGGCCCTGGCCGACGAGGGCGAGTACACCTGCTCCATCTTCACTATGCCTGTGCGAACCGCCAAGTCCCTCGTCACTGTGCTCG GCATCCCACAGAAGCCCATAATCACTGGTTACAAGTCATCACTACGGGAAAAGGAGACAGCCACCCTGCACTGTCAGTCTTCTGGAAGCAAACCTGCGGCCCAGCTCACCTGGAGGAAGGGTGATCAAGAGCTTCGTG gaGAACCAACTCGAATACAGGAAGATCCCAATGGGAAAACCTTCACCGTGAGCAGCTCAGTGACGTTCCAGGTTACCCGGGAGGATGATGGAGCAAACATCGTGTGCTCTGTGAACCATGAATCTCTGAAGGGAGCTGACAGATCCACCTCTCAACGCATTGAAGTCTTAT ACACACCGACTGTGATGATTAGACCAGACCCTCCACATCCCCGTGAAGGCCAGAAACTTTTGCTACACTGTGAGGGACGTGGCAATCCGGT CCCCCAGCAGTACCTATGGGAGAAGGAGGGCAGTGTGCCACCCCTGAAGATGACCCAGGAGAGCGCACTCATCTTCCCCTTCCTCAATAAAAGCGACAGTGGCACCTACGGCTGCACAGCCACCAGCAATATGGGCAGCTACAAGGCCTACTTCACTCTCAATGTTAATG ACCCCAGCCCAGTGCCCTCATCCTCCAGCACCTACCATGCCATCATCGGAGGGATTGTGGCATTCATCGTCTTCCTGCTGCTCATCCTGCTCATTTTCCTGGGCCACTACTTGATCCGGCATAAAG GAACCTACCTGACGCATGAGGCCAAGGGCTCCGATGACGCCCCAGACGCAGACACGGCCATCATCAACGCAGAAGGCGGGCAGTCAGGAGGGGAAGACAAGAAGGAGTATTTCATCTAG